CGCCTCTCCCGCCGATCGCGTTAGCGACGCAGAAGCGGCAGATCTGCTCGGCGCCCTCGAACACGTTCCCTCGGAGTTCGCGCTAAGGCGGCTTGCCCGCATTCTCCCTAAAGGTACGTATCATCTAGCGGTGATCGAGACCCCGGTTCGGCTGGTCGCACCGGGCGCGCGGGATGATTATTTTGCCACAGACGTGGTGCGTCTTTTCGGGCTCGAAGCTCCCGAATACGAGAAGCCTCAAGACCCAGGTACGCCTTACTATCGGCTTGGATCTGATCATGAACTGTCAGTCCCATACGCAGGAGGAGAGATTCCTGTCATTCGCCATAGCTACCCGGCAGGGGTAACCAAGACGCTACTGACGCAGATCGCTGTGCCACTTCAAGATCCAGCGACGCTGGACAGAGATCGCGTGGAATACTGGAAGTCGAGATCCCGAGCAGGACATTCACTCACGGCGTTCGCAGTGTCCGTGCTCGATAACCAGGCGCCGGCCAGTTGGAAAGGCGACAAGGATTACCCATACGAGGGCCAAAATGCTGCTGACGCACTGCTTGCTGGATGGACATCATCGAGTGCAAGCAGCATCCGAAACTGATTCTCCCGTGCGCATTCTCACACTGCTTGCGCCGTTTGCATCGACCGTAGGTTCCGACTTCGATTTCGCAATGGTTTTCGAAAGGCTCGTCGCTGAAGTCCCAGCACTGAACTGAACGTGACGGCCGCTTCAGTCAACGTCGTCAACATTTTGCATCTTTGTGCGAGGAAATGGCCAAACTTGGATGTGTATCCACCGAGCAGGAGCAATTAGTTTAAATTTCATCAAGGAAAAATACCTTCCCGCGCGTTAACGGGTCCAAACCCGCGTTTGCGAATAGTCCGATTTGCTGCAATTCTTTGTCCTCCGTTAAACATGGAACGCCGGGGTTTGCTTGCGCTAGGCGCGAGCAATTCATCACGAGGGCATGATGAGAAAAGGTGCGCGCTCCAAGCTGATCTCGCCGCTGCTCGCGGCAGTGCTGCTTTGGTGTTATGCGGGTTCGCCGACGCGCAGACGCCTGCGAATGTTCCGGGTCAAACTGATCCGGTCGGACCGCCCGCCAGTTACATTATTCTGCGTATTGACAACCTGGCGCTTTCGTACGTGAGCGGCAGCGACATCAGTCAACGTCGTCAACATCTTGTTCGATTGGGTTCACAACGCTCTGCGCCCGTGCTGCCGCTTATTTCACCGCACCCTTCAGCCAGGCCTGGAAAGTACGTCTGCGCTCCTTGTCGAATGACTCGCTGGCGGCCGTCCTGATGATATCTGCGACAGAAACCGAAGCCAGGGCTTTGCGCCATTGCGTCTCGGCATCCAGAAAGGCCTTCGCAATCGCACACTGGTGCTTGCATGCGGCGGGCGCTGCGGCGCACGGCCCTTGCTGACGAATCTCGGTACATCGAAAAGCCGACTCGGATCCTTCAATGGCCAAGGTGATGTCCAGCAAAGTGATCTTGGAGACCGGTTTGGCCAGGCGGTAGCCGCCGCTGACGCCGCGATTTGCCGTTACAATTCCCGCTCGCGATAGCGCCTGCAGGTGCTTGGCCAAATAGGCGGGTGGCAACTCGTGAAACTCGGCGAGCCGGCCGGCCGGCAGATCGAATCCAGCCGGAACCACGCCGAGGATGCCGCACAGATGGATCGCCCATTCGACACCTTCCCCGATTCGCATTGCGGACAATTATCATCCATGTTAATTAGGATGCAAAATGTCCGAATTAGAAGAGGCGGATTGCGTGGAAAATTTTGATGTCGTCGTGATTGGAGGAGGGCTTGCGGGGTTGTGCACCGCGTCATTTGCAGCGAGCGCCGGAGCCCGGGTCGCGCTCTACGAGTCTTCACCGGAGCTTGGAGGACGCGCACGGACGCGCATAAAGGAAGGCTATTATTTCAATTACGGTGCGCACGCCTTGTATCGCGGCGGGGCATTGGACACTGCCCTTCGCGACCAGGGAGTGGTTCCGAGAGGCAACGTGCCCAAATTGGCGGCCGGCTATTTTGTTCGAGATCGAACGCTACACCGAGCCCCGTTCAGTGCGTCTGGGCTTAAAGAGACGACCTTGTATCCGTCGGCAGTGAAGGCAGAGGTCGGCGCCGCACTTGCCCGGTTCGGCAAGTCGGCGCCGGAGGTGGGCCCAGGCGTGAACGCTCGCCAGGCCGTGGAAGAGTTCTCGCCGTCGCCGCATGTCCGGGAGCTAATCTCCGCCATGCTGCGCTTGACGAGTTTAATTCACGACCCCGATGCCGCCGACGGTGCGACGCTTTTCGGTCAGCTTCATCGGGGCTTGTCGAACAACGCCGTCTACGTGGACGATGGCTGGAACCAATTGGTCTCGGCACTGACGGCCCGTGCCGATGCCGGTCGATGCCAGCTCGGCGTTGGTCGGCGTGTGACAGCGATTAAGCCAGGGCAAACGTGGCGCGTCGAGACCAGTGGTGGGCACTCAGTTTCCGCGCCCGCCGTCGTGATTGCTCTGCCGCCGCGAGATGCCTTGGAACTGCTCCCTAACGTGGAGGCGTTGCGGGTCGCAGCCGACCGATCCGTTGCAGTATACGCTGCGTGCCTGGACCTTGGACTATCGCAATTGCCTGAGCCGCGGCACCAATTTGCTCTCGGCATCGATGAACCGCTCTATCTTTCTGTTCATAGTTCAGCTGCCCGGTTGGCGCCTGAGGGCGGCGCGCTGGTGCACATTCTGCGATACCTGGAGCCCGACCGGCAGCTCGACAAAGCGGTGCTGCTTGCGGAACTCGAGGGCTTCGCCGACCTGCTCCAACCCGGCTGGCGCTCATATGTTCGCGCCCGTCAATTTTTCTGGAGGATGCCGGTTATGTGCGCGGAGCCGCTGGCCCGATTTGGGGGTCTTGCCGGACGGCCGAGTGTAGCAGTGCCCGGCTCTCCGGGCCTGTACCTCGCCGGTGACTGGGTAGGCTCGCATTCTTTGCTCTCGGATGCTGCCGCGGCCAGTGGCCGGCTTGCGGGCGAGATGGCCGCAGCATTCGCGCAAAAGAATCGATCGTCGGCGCAGCCAAAACGATTCGATGCGAGATGAGAAGCCGCCGCGCTTGCGTGTAACCTCAACTGATCGCGCTCGACCGCTCGCAGATGCCGGCCGGCGCTGCGCGTAGCAGAGGGCCGGCCGGCGGCGCGAGCCATCGCTGGCCATCGTCAGCGAACTTTCGTGACGACGGCAAACAGTTTGCGGATTTGTTGCGCGGGATCGAAGAAAGCGATTGCCCTGTCGCGCGCGGATCGTCCGAGCCGGTTTCTCAGGTCCGACGATTCGATCAGGCTTCGCAATGCGGACGCGAGTGACAGAATGTCATCAGACGGCGCGAGGATGCCGCTCGATTCGTCCACCAGCTCCCAGAATCCGCCGATCCTGCTGCTGACGATGGGAAGCCCTGCGTACATCGCTTCGCCAAAGACGATCGGCAAGCCTTCGAGGCCCGTGTTGGGCTGGCAGTAGATGTCGGCCGCGGACATGAGGCGCGGAACGTCGTTGCGCAGTCCAAGGAATCGGACGCGCTCGGCGATGCCGAGCTCCGCGGCCGCTTTTGTCAGCGCTTCGAAGTAGTCCCGCTCGAAGGGGCGTTGCGGTCCGCCCGCCTGCACGCAAATCCATGAATCGAGATCGCGCAGCTGCGCAAGCCCTCGCAGGCATTGCATCTGGCCCTTCCACGGTTCCATCCGCGACGCCTGAATAATGACGACCGCGTCGTCTGCGATACCAAGTTCGGCACGCACCTGCCGACGCGTTGCATCGCGATCGGCGATCGCAGGCGGCGCGATCGGATAGTGAATTATCTCGGGCGCCAGGCCCGGGTACATGTTTTTGAGCCGCTCCCCAACGAACTGACTTGGGCAAATTGCCACGGCCGGCCGCGTCAGCCCGGCCCATCGCTCCAGCCAATGGCGCCCATCCGTCGCCAGATGAAGCCAGAAGATGAGCGGCACGTTGCCGGCTTTTATCGTCGCGCCGAAAAGCGCCTGCGGCCACGCCATGTGACAGATCGCGGCACCATAGTGACTCTTGGTCAGCAGCGCAGCGAGTCGCCGCCGGGCGCGCAAGACGCTGACCGGATTGCGCACTCGCGCCGCTCCCAGCCGATGAACCTTGACCCCCGAGGCTTCGAGCTCGCGCGCCAGGCGGCCCTCAAAGCACACAGCGAACTCGGGTTCCATCGGCGCAGTCTCGCGATACTTCGCCAGCGTGACGAGCAGGGTCTCGACGCCGCCGTAAAGATTGCCGGGCGCAACGTGCAGCACCCGCATCGGGCGCCGATGTTCTTCGAGATCGATGGAAGCAGGTTCCATCAGCCGCGCAGAGCGCTCTTCCTGCCGCACAGCATCACGTTGTCGGAGAAGGCCCGCGGCAGCATCCGCGACAGTGGGGCGGGAAATTTCAGATCGCTTCGCGGGATCCGGCCGTCGCCGCTATATGCGAGCCGAACCTGCGTCAGGCCGGCTTCCTGCGCTATCCGCAGCAGATCGACTTCGAGCAACGCCGTCACGTGCGCAGGATAGTCCACGTCCTGAAACGCCGCGAAGCGTTTGCGGAAGATCAAAGTCAGGATGCTCAACAGGCTGAGTTGATTTGGCGTCGTGATCGCAATCAGCGCTTGCGGCCTGGCCACGCGCACCAACTCGCGCATCAGCGCGCGCGGATTTTCGAGATGCTCGATCACTTCGGCGGCAATCACGATATCGGCGAAGTCCTCGGGCAAGGGCAGGGTGCCGTTCAGATCGGCGCGCACGAAATCCCAGGCCGCGGGAAACGAGTCGTAGCGAATGAGATCAGTCCCCACGTAGCGATCGCAAAAGGGCGCGACGAATTGCCGCAGCGCTCCCGCACCGCATCCGACGTCGAGCAGCGTCGCGCCGTGCTCATGCTCGG
The nucleotide sequence above comes from Candidatus Binataceae bacterium. Encoded proteins:
- a CDS encoding methyltransferase domain-containing protein, yielding MNSELDLARQREERARLSGGASLGAVYAMIASCLAAEHEHGATLLDVGCGAGALRQFVAPFCDRYVGTDLIRYDSFPAAWDFVRADLNGTLPLPEDFADIVIAAEVIEHLENPRALMRELVRVARPQALIAITTPNQLSLLSILTLIFRKRFAAFQDVDYPAHVTALLEVDLLRIAQEAGLTQVRLAYSGDGRIPRSDLKFPAPLSRMLPRAFSDNVMLCGRKSALRG
- a CDS encoding Rrf2 family transcriptional regulator; translation: MRIGEGVEWAIHLCGILGVVPAGFDLPAGRLAEFHELPPAYLAKHLQALSRAGIVTANRGVSGGYRLAKPVSKITLLDITLAIEGSESAFRCTEIRQQGPCAAAPAACKHQCAIAKAFLDAETQWRKALASVSVADIIRTAASESFDKERRRTFQAWLKGAVK
- a CDS encoding glycosyltransferase family 4 protein, coding for MEPASIDLEEHRRPMRVLHVAPGNLYGGVETLLVTLAKYRETAPMEPEFAVCFEGRLARELEASGVKVHRLGAARVRNPVSVLRARRRLAALLTKSHYGAAICHMAWPQALFGATIKAGNVPLIFWLHLATDGRHWLERWAGLTRPAVAICPSQFVGERLKNMYPGLAPEIIHYPIAPPAIADRDATRRQVRAELGIADDAVVIIQASRMEPWKGQMQCLRGLAQLRDLDSWICVQAGGPQRPFERDYFEALTKAAAELGIAERVRFLGLRNDVPRLMSAADIYCQPNTGLEGLPIVFGEAMYAGLPIVSSRIGGFWELVDESSGILAPSDDILSLASALRSLIESSDLRNRLGRSARDRAIAFFDPAQQIRKLFAVVTKVR
- a CDS encoding FAD-dependent oxidoreductase; translated protein: MSELEEADCVENFDVVVIGGGLAGLCTASFAASAGARVALYESSPELGGRARTRIKEGYYFNYGAHALYRGGALDTALRDQGVVPRGNVPKLAAGYFVRDRTLHRAPFSASGLKETTLYPSAVKAEVGAALARFGKSAPEVGPGVNARQAVEEFSPSPHVRELISAMLRLTSLIHDPDAADGATLFGQLHRGLSNNAVYVDDGWNQLVSALTARADAGRCQLGVGRRVTAIKPGQTWRVETSGGHSVSAPAVVIALPPRDALELLPNVEALRVAADRSVAVYAACLDLGLSQLPEPRHQFALGIDEPLYLSVHSSAARLAPEGGALVHILRYLEPDRQLDKAVLLAELEGFADLLQPGWRSYVRARQFFWRMPVMCAEPLARFGGLAGRPSVAVPGSPGLYLAGDWVGSHSLLSDAAAASGRLAGEMAAAFAQKNRSSAQPKRFDAR